A part of Drosophila ananassae strain 14024-0371.13 chromosome 2R, ASM1763931v2, whole genome shotgun sequence genomic DNA contains:
- the LOC6503246 gene encoding mitochondrial import inner membrane translocase subunit Tim17-B, whose translation MEEYAREPCPYRIVDDCGGAFAMGCIGGGVFQAIKGFRNAPSGIARRLVGSMTAIKTRSPVIAGNFAVWGGMFSTIDCTLVHLRKKEDPWNSIISGAATGGILAARNGIPAMAGSAVIGGVLLALIEGVGILFTRISADQFKNPMPPTEDPSALGEPTSNFSFGKNEKQFQ comes from the exons ATGGAAGAATATGCTCGAGAACCGTGTCCTTACAGAATAGTAGACGACTGCGGTGGAGCTTTTGCTATGGGGTGCATTGGTGGTGGGGTTTTTCAAGCCATTAAGGGGTTTCGCAATGCACCTTCAGGAATAGCCCGAAGATTG gtCGGAAGTATGACGGCTATAAAAACCCGCTCTCCTGTTATTGCCGGAAATTTTGCTGTATGGGGTGGGATGTTCAGTACTATTGATTGCACACTTGTGCATTTACGAAAAAAAGAAGATCCATGGAACTCGATAATAAGTGGTGCCGCCACAGGAGGAATATTAGCTGCTAGAAATG gtatTCCAGCTATGGCTGGTAGTGCTGTAATAGGAGGCGTTCTTTTAGCACTTATTGAAGGTGTTGGCATATTGTTTACGAGGATATCTGCGGATCAATTTAAAAATCCCATGCCACCGACGGAGGATCCTTCTGCTCTTGGCGAACCAACTAGTAACTTTTCATTTggtaaaaatgaaaaacaatttcaataa
- the LOC26514203 gene encoding importin-7, with amino-acid sequence MLFCAEMAPIRILQPLIIWWRSITCCTTIPHDVRRALNILILPGAVWSAWSDIFEDYATPVVAAQSMLHSMCKKRKAMSTIMQVITSPNADNKQKDGALHMIGTLANVLLKKAQYRDQVESMLTTYVFPEFQNPAGHMRARACWVLHYFCRLYLAEIMRLTTNALLTDKELPFKVEAVIDLQMFLSSQDEATQSVEGQIKEITKELLTIIRETENEDLTNVMQKIVCTFTEQLLPVATEICQHLATTFSQVLESEEGSDEKAITAMSLLNTIETLLREVEKHPDVLLNLHPIVIKVVGHMPRDVPEELIYQVFKKDGIDFFIDIMPALHNYVTVDTPAFLSNPNSLLAILAG; translated from the exons ATGCTTTTCTGTGCCGAGATGGCACCTATAAGGATCTTACAGCCATTGATTATCTGGTGGAGGTCTATTACCTGCTGTACTACTATCCCACACGATGTCAGGCGGGCGCTGAATATACTAATCTTACCTGGCGCCGTGTGGTCGGCTTGGTCAG ATATATTTGAGGATTATGCCACGCCAGTTGTGGCTGCCCAATCCATGCTGCATTCCATGTGCAAGAAACGCAAGGCCATGAGCACAATTATGCAGGTCATCACGTCGCCGAATGCGGACAACAAGCAAAAAGATGGTGCTCTGCACATGATAGGAACGCTAGCGAATGtcctgctgaagaaggctcaATACCGAGACCAAGTGGAATCTATGCTAACCACATACGTTTTCCCGGAGTTCCAGAATCCCGCCGGCCATATGCGGGCGCGTGCATGTTGGGTTCTGCACTATTTCTGCAGACTTTACCTGGCCGAGATCATGCGACTGACCACGAACGCCCTGCTAACGGATAAGGAACTGCCCTTTAAAGTGGAGGCGGTCATTGACCTGCAGATGTTCCTCTCATCGCAGGACGAGGCGACCCAATCCGTTGAGGGTCAGATTAAGGAGATCACCAAGGAGTTGCTCACCATTATTCGTGAAACCGAGAACGAAGATCTGACCAACGTGATGCAGAAGATCGTGTGCACCTTTACGGAGCAACTGTTGCCAGTGGCCACCGAGATTTGCCAGCACTTGGCAACCACCTTCAGCCAGGTGCTGGAGTCCGAGGAGGGATCCGACGAGAAGGCCATCACCGCCATGAGTCTGCTCAACACCATCGAGACTCTGCTCAGAGAGGTGGAGAAGCATCCCGACGTCCTCCTCAATCTTCATCCGATTGTTATCAAAGTGGTGGGACACATGCCACGAGACGTGCCAGAGGAACTGATCTACCAGGTATTCAAGAAGGACGGCATCGACTTCTTCATCGACATTATGCCGGCTCTGCATAACTATGTGACTGTCGACACGCCCGCATTCCTCTCCAATCCCAACAGCCTGCTGGCTATTCTGGCTGGCTGA